The Jeotgalibacillus haloalkalitolerans DNA segment CCGTACTCTTTTAAAACGATTAAAGATAAAAAAATCAATAAAGCAGCACTGCAAAAAGAGTTCAATCTTCCTGTATCTGAACATGTACCAATCGTTGCGATGGTCACCAGACTGACGGAACAAAAAGGTCTGTCCCTTGTAAAACGTGTGATGCACGAGTTACTGAACGAACAGAATATGCAGCTGATTGTACTCGGCAGCGGTGACCATGAATTTGAGAGTTACTTTAATTATCTGGCAAGCGCATACCCTGAAAAGACGGGCGTCTATATCGGATTCAGTGAAGCACTTGCCCACCGGATCTATGCGGGAGCAGATTTCTTCCTGATGCCTTCTCTGTTTGAACCATGCGGGCTGAGCCAGCTGATTTCACTGCAGTACGGGACAATCCCGATTGCCCGTGAAACAGGCGGATTGAACGATACAGTCCATTCCTGGCACGAAACGGAGCATACAGGCAACGGATTCACTTTTAATGCATACAATGCACATGATATGAAGCATACTGTTGAACGTGCCCTGGCACATTTCAACGACAAAAAGATCTGGTCAAAATTACAGAAAAACGCGATGTCAGGCGATTACAGCTGGGCGCGTTCTGCTAAAGAATATTATGACCTTTATGAAAGACTTCAAGGGAGGAAATAATGCATGTTCCAGAATAAAAGAGCATTTAAAGCAGCCTTTTTACAGCGGCTTGAACAATCAAGCGGTTTATCATTTGAACATTCTACCCCGCAGCACCAGTATCAGACACTGGGAATGATGGTGCGGGAATACGTCAGTACGAACTGGATTGCTTCGAATGAAGACTCCCGTAAAGGCGACCATAAGGAAGTCTATTATTTATCAATTGAGTTCCTTCTTGGCAGGCTGCTTGTCAGCTCTTTAGTGAACCTTGGAGTAAAAGATCTTGTGGAAGACGGTCTGACTGATCTGGGGATTAACCTCAGTGATCTTGAGGATGCTGAAGCTGATGCCGGACTTGGAAATGGCGGTTTAGGCCGACTTGCTGCGTGCTTCCTTGATTCGATGGCCTCACTCTCTATGGCAGGACATGGACATGGTATCCGTTATAAGCACGGTCTGTTTGAACAGCGAATTGTAAACGGTTATCAGGTTGAGCTTCCGGAACAATGGCTGCGTAACGGGAACGTGTGGGAAGTAAGAAAAACTGACCTTGCTGTTGAAGTCCCTTACTGGGGCGAAGTGAAATGGACAGAAAAAAATGGTCAGATGATTTTTACCCATGAAAAAGCAGAAACCGTTCTTGCTGTCCCTTATGATATGCCTGTCATCGGCTATGATACAGACCGTGTCAATACGCTGCGCCTTTGGGGAGCGGAGCCTGCAAAGCACTTCCCTCCTCACAAGGATTATATGCATTATAAACGTGACACGGAGCAGATCTCTGAGTTCCTTTATCCGGATGACATGTCTGACGAAGGAAAGATCCTCAGATTAAAGCAGCAGTATTTCCTTGTGAGAGCAAGTCTTGAGAGCATTCTCCGTGATTACAAAGAAGATCACGCTGACCTGACTGAGCTGCACGAGCATGTGGCGATTCATATCAATGATACTCACCCTGCCCTTGCAATCCCTGAGCTGATGAGAATCCTGATGGACGAGGAAGGAATGGGATGGGAAGAAGCGTGGAGTATCGTAACAGAAACGATTTCTTACACGAACCATACCATCTTATCTGAGGCGCTTGAAAAATGGTCCATCGACCTGTTCAGACCGCTCTTCCCACGGATTTATCTGATCATTGAAGAGATCAACAGAAGATTCTGTGAGGAGCTTTGGGAAGCCTATCCCGGCGACTGGGACCGCATTGAATCAATGGCAGTCATTGCCCATGGCTTTGTAAAAATGGCGCACCTGTCGATCGTCGGCAGCCACAGTATTAACGGCGTAGCCAGACTGCATACAGAAATACTTAAAATGCGTGAAATGAAGAACTTTCATGAATTTTATCCTGACCGTTTTAACAATAAAACAAACGGGATTACTCACAGAAGATGGCTCCTTCAGGCAAACCCTGAACTGACAAATGCGATCAACAATGCAATTGGAACGGACTGGATCAAGGATACAAGTAAACTGAATGAGCTGGTGAAGTTTGCTGAAGATGCTTCATTCCAGGATGAAGTGGATCAGATTAAGCATGATAAAAAACGTATTCTTGCAGACCTGATTCATGAAAAGAACGGAATCAAAGTAAATCCTGATTCTATTTTTGATGTACAGATTAAAAGACTTCATGCATATAAAAGACAGCTGTTAAACATTATGCACGTGATGCACCTGTATAACAGAATGAAAGAAGACAGCTCGTTCAAGCCACACCCGCAGACATTTATTTTCGGAGCAAAAGCGGCACCTGGTTATCATTATGCAAAAAAGGTTATCAAACTGATTCATTCAGTTGCGGCCCTTGTGAATCATGATCCAGTATCGAAGGATTATCTAACTGTTGTTTTCCTTGAAAACTACAGAGTATCACTTGCAGAAAAGATTATTCCGGCTACAAATATCAGCGAACAGATCTCTACTGCCAGTAAGGAAGCTTCCGGAACCGGTAATATGAAATTCATGATGAACGGCGCGCTGACACTGGGGACACTGGACGGTGCCAATGTGGAAATCGAAGAGCTGACGGGTCCTGAGCATATCTTTATTTTCGGTCTGACTGCCCAGGAAGTCATGAAGTATGAAAAGCACGGCGGTTATCATTCCTATGATTACTATCATGGAGATCCAAGAATTAAAAAAATCATTGATCAGCTCACTTCCGGCTTTTTCCCGGATACCTTCTATGATTTTGAAATGATTGCTGATTCTCTTTTGATGGAAAATGATCAGTATTTCCTGCTGAAGGACTTTGACGCTTATGTCCGCGCCCAGGAGCTTACATCTTCAGCGTACCAGGACAGAAAGCGCTGGCTGACTTCAAGTATCCATAATATTGCACGCTCCGGCTACTTTTCAAGCGACCGGACAATACAGCAGTATGCGGATGAGATTTGGAATTTATAGTGATAAAAAAAAGGGTGAGACAACTTTATGTCTCACCCTTTTACCGTTCCGCTGCGCTTCAGGCGGACGCTTTCCGGACGGTTGTTGCTGAGCCTCCTCAGCCTGCGGCTTGCGGGGTCTCAGCTTCCAACTAATCGTCCCGGAGTCGCCACCTTACGCTCCGCTGCACTCCAATAAATCTTATCATTTATTTCCAGCAGCTTTTTCTATTATCAAATCACTGCTTGCCTGGAAAGCCTCCCGCCTGAAGCGGAAATCACCGGTTTATTATGCGTCACCTACTGCTCATAAATATGAACAAACGGCTCTGTATCATCAGGCTCTTTAATGATCAATGCTTCGGGTCCATTTATTGATGTGATGCTGACTTCAATATCAAAGTATTCCGGGAACAAATCTATTAATCTTCCGGCAATATACTGAGTAAAGCCGACAATTTCTGATTTCCCATAAAACTGAATTGGAATATCAATCTGCAATTGTGCCAGCTGGTCACCGCGGTAAAGACCTGTCCCAATGACACTATTAAAGTTAGGGAAATACGTTTCAATGTCCTGTTTGAAGTTCAGGAACGCTGTCTCATCATCCCTGTAATTATCTCTTGCTTCTTGTGAGGGGAACAAAACATAGTTTTCATTCATTTCATTCCAGCTACCAAGCTCATTACTGCCGCCATCTGCTGTTGCGTATCCAAAGAAGTTACCCGGAATCACTGTGCTTGTAGGCTCCTGCTTAAATAAAGCAACAGTAATCGGTACTTCTGCAAGCTCTGCCTTTTCAGGATCATTGGCTCCGATCTCACGGATACGTGAAACGACTTCTGCTGCCATCGCCTGACCTTCTTCTTCAAGCCTGCTTTGAGGAATATTTTCTTCAAATGTCGGACCAAAAGGATCGCCATCATTGTTATAGTAATACACTGAGTTCATCGCAAGACCAATGACGATACCACCCAGCCTTACTTTTGATTCATCCTCAGCTGATTTGACGAAATAGTTATGCTCAAGGATATGCGCTAAATAGATCGGACTTCTCTCTGCTCTTTCTGCACGGGTTCCTTCTCCATTATCAACAGGGTTCAAACCGATATTTTCTTCAGGTTCCATATCATATTCTGCAAGCTGTTCGTCTGTAAATTCACGGTTTAACCAGCTTGAGATTGTATCACTCTCCAGGAATTGTCCTGCCTGAAAGAAATACTCTTCAGGTGAAAAATTCTGCTGGGCCACACGCATTAAGCCATTTTCAAACTCAGCTATATCGTAATTTGTATTCAGATTGTTAACGACCATCCCTCTAGATGGTGATGCTTCGTATGGGAGCAATGTCCGGTAGTATTCATCAGATATCTGGAAATTAGGGATAATGACCGTCTGCTCTTCACTGTTCTCCGGGGCATTTTCCTGCACAACTTCATCTTCCTGCTGAAAAGACGGCGTACAGCCGCTCATCAGCAGTGCAGTACCCGTCGCAGCGGCTAACCATTTTTTCATGTAACTGCTACACCTCTTGTTTTGTGATTTCTTCTACCAGCTGGTCTTCATCCCAGACTGGTATATTTAACTCCTGTGCTTTCGTCAGCTTGGAGCCTGCATCTTCTCCGGCAATTAACAGATCTGTTTTCTTACTGACACTGCCGGTTACTTTTCCGCCAAGTAATTCAATTTTCTCTTTTGCATCTCCGCGTGTCAATTGAGCTAATTTCCCAGTCAGGACAATTGTTTTCCCTGCAAAAGCGGAATCAATGTCTTCAGCTTTCTGCTTTACCGGGCCTGTATAAGTAAGGTTGACGCCGTTTTCACGCAGCTCTTCTATTAACTCAAGTACTTCTTCGTTCTCAAAGTATGTGACGATTGCATCGGCCATTTTGTTACCAATTTCATCAATTTGACACAATTCTTCTGCCGATGCTTCTTTTAAAGCATCTACTGATCTGAAATGTTCTGCAATTGTTCTTGCAGCTTTGGCTCCTACATGACGGATTCCGAGACCGAACAAAAGCTTTTCCATTGAATTATTTTTTGATGCTTCAATTGCGTTCAGCAGATTATCAGCTGATTTTTCGCCCATACGGTCAAGACCGATGAGCTGCTCTTTTGTTAAACGGTAAAGATCCGCAACATCCTGAATTAATTCACTCTGGTAAAGCTGTGCAATCACTTTCTCGCCCAGTCCATCAATGTTCATTGCATTACGTGATACAAAGTGCGTCAGTCCTTCCTGCAGCTGGGCAGGACATTTCGGATTCAGACAGCGCAGTGCGACTTCCCCTTCCAGCCGTTCAAGCTCACTCTCACAGGTAGGGCAGTGCGTTGGCATATTGAACTTTTTTTCTTCACCAGTCCGTTTGTCAGTGATCACGCTGACAACTTCAGGAATAATATCTCCTGCTTTTTTAATAACGACATGGTCGCCAATACGGATATCCTTCTCCCGGATCAGGTCTTCATTATGAAGTGAAGCGCGCTGGACCGTTGTACCTGCCACCCTGACAGGCTCAAGCAGTGCAGTAGGTGTAACAACGCCAGTTCTGCCTATGCTCAGTTCAATGTCATGAAGAACGGTTACGACTTCTTCTGCAGGAAACTTATACGCAATCGCCCACCTTGGACTTTTCGCTGTAAAGCCAAGCTCCTCCTGGTGATCAAGTGAGTCCACTTTGATGACAATGCCATCTATATCATAGGAAAGGTCTGCTCTTTTTTCAGTCCATTCCCCGATATAATCCATGACTTCATCAATGGAGCTGCACATTTTCCGTTCAGGGTTGGTCTTCAGTCCCATCTCATTAAGCAGCTTCATTCCTTCGCTTTGTGACCTGACACCTGTATCGCCGGGGTCTCCAATGGCATAAAGAAAGATATCAAGGTTTCTGGAAGCAGCAATCCGTGGATCAAGCTGTCTGAGTGATCCCGCTGCGGCATTTCTCGGGTTTGCAAAAAGTGCTTCCTCCTTCTTTTCTCTTTCTTCATTCAGCTTGAGAAAGGAGGACTTTGGCATAAATGCTTCTCCACGGACTTCAATGGAAAGCGGCTTTTTCAGACGGAGCGGAATAGAACGGATTGTTTTCAGGTTTGCCGTAATGTCTTCCCCGACTGATCCGTCTCCTCTGGTCGCGCCCTGCACAAACAGGCCATCTTCATATCTGAGTGACACTGCAAGGCCATCAATTTTGAGCTCGCAGCTGTACATTGCACTGTCTCCTGCCACCTCTCTCACCTTTCGATCGAAGTCTCTCAGATCTTCTTCGTTAAAGGCGTTTCCAAGGCTCAGCATGGAGGTCTTGTGGGTCACCTTTGAAAATTGCTCAAGTACCGCTCCTCCGACACGCTGAGTCGGGGAATCGGAAGTAGCAAGCTCAGGGTGCGATTCTTCTATTTCTTTTAATTCATTCAATAACTGATCATATTCAGCATCAGGAACTGTGGGCTTGTCCAGCACATGATACTCATAGTTGTACTGATTCAGCAGCTCATGCAGCTCCTGTACTCTTTTCTCTGCGGTCACAGGCTCAACTCCTTATGTCACTTTATTAACCGGTGCGAATTTGGCCAGCAGGCGTTTTACACCTGTTGGACTTGGAAATGCAATATCAAGTTCCATTGAATCCCCTTCACCTTTTACGCTGACAACAGTGCCTGTTCCCCATTTACCGTGCTGTGCTTTATCACCGACACTCCAGCCCAGATCGCTGCCACCGGTGTTGCGCGGTGCAGGGCGTCTGACGGGACTTTTTCTCGGCTGCGGTTTTGATGGTGATCCGAAGCTTCTGCTGCCTGAAGAAGTTTCTTTTTTCATCGGCTCTTCAAGTAATTCAGCCGGAATTTCAGCAATAAATCTTGAGACAGGGTTCATATTTGTACGTCCGAATAACGTTCTCATCTGGGCATTTGTGATATACAGTTCTTCTTCAGCACGTGTAATGCCTACATAAGCAAGTCGTCTTTCCTCTTCCATTTCAGCCTCTTCCATCAGTGAGCGGCTGTGTGGGAATACCCCTTCTTCAAGCCCCATCAGGAAGACAACAGGAAACTCAAGTCCCTTCGCTGAGTGCAGCGTCATGAGCGTTACGGCATCTGCCGGAGCATCATCTTTATCCAGCTGGTCAATATCAGCGACAAGGGCAAGGTCTGTTAAAAATGCAATCAGACTTTTATCGTCACTCGCTTCTTCAAATGCTTTTGTTACTGACAGAAACTCATCGATATTTTCAAGTCTGCTTTGTGCCTCAATTGTTTTTTCTGCCTGAAGCGATTCTCTGTAACCGGACTTATCAATAATATCCTCCACCAGCTCAGTTACTGATAAGTACTCCTGCATCTGGGTAAAGTTTTTAATAAAGTCACGGAACTCAAGTACAGTCTTTGCCGCTCTTCCGCTGAGACCGATAAAGTCTGCAAGCTCGAGCGCATTATACATCGACATCTCGTTATCACGCGCGTAGTTTGCAATCTTATCAAGTGAAGTGGAGCCGACTCCGCGTTTTGGTACATTAATAATTCTGATCAGGCTGATATCATCATCCGGATTGGCAACCAGTCTGAGATAAGCCAGAATGTCTTTAATTTCTTTTCTGTCGTAGAACTTTGTACCGCCGACAATGGTGTACTCAATATTGGATTTCATGAGTACTTCCTCCATGACACGGGACTGCGCATTGGTTCTGTACAGGATCGCAAAATCAGAAGGCTTTCTTACACCGGAACGGACAAGCTCATTGATTTTTCCTGCAACAAATTGCCCTTCACCCTGTTCACTGTCTGCACGCACATACGTGATTTTCTGTCCGCCTTTATTATCTGTCCAAAGATTCTTGGCTTTACGGTTCGGGTTATTTTTAATAACGGCATTCGCCGCATCAAGTATTTTTTCTGTTGAACGGTAGTTCTGCTCAAGTAAAATTACTTTCGCGTTCGGATAGTCTTTTTCAAATGACAGGATATTCGTGATATCCGCGCCTCTCCAGCGGTAAATTGACTGATCCGAGTCACCGACTACACAAAGGTTTTTAAAGCGTGAGGCCAGCTGTTTGACAAGCAGATACTGCGCTCTGTTTGTATCCTGATACTCATCCACGTGAATATACTGAAATTTACGCTGATAGTTTTCAAGCACTTCAGGTACGCGTTCAAATAAATGAATCGTCTGCATAATCAGGTCATCAAAATCGAGCGCTGAGTTTTTACGAAGCCTTTTCTGGTATTCAGAAAACACTTCACTGATCGTCTGATCATAATAGCTGCCTGCATCCTTTGCGAACTGCTCAGGCGTTGTCAGCTCATTTTTTGCTGAGCTGATTGCAGCAAGAATGCCGCGCGGATCAAACTTCTTCGGATCCAGGTTCTTATCCTTTAAAATACGCTTGATGACTGACTGCTGATCTGTTGAATCAAGGATCGTGAAATTACGATTATAGCCGATCCGGTCAATATCTCTCCTTAAAATCCTCACACACATGGAGTGAAACGTTGAAATCCATACATCCTCTGCCGCTCCGCCAAGAATGCTTCCTACACGGTCTTTCATTTCACGCGCAGCTTTGTTTGTAAAGGTAATCGCCAGAATGTTGTAAGGCGCTACCCCTTTTTCAATCATTAAATACGCGATCCGGTGTGTCAGTACTCTAGTCTTCCCGGAACCCGCACCTGCCATAATCAGCAGCGGGCCATCTGTTGCTTTAATTGCTTTTGCCTGCTCAGGATTCATTCCATTCAGCAGACGATCTGTTAAAAATTGCATCGTCGCACCACCTCGAACATTTGTTCTTATTATAGCCCGGATATTTGCTTCCGGACAACTTTAATCTAAACTTTCTTAAAGATGGCTGATGATTTTCACTCCAGGGGGACGCTTTCCGCGGCCGGGCGGTGAGTCAGCAGGCTTCGCCATGGCCTCACACGTCCCTTCCTGCGAGCCGCCCCCTTACGCTACAATCATCAGCTGTGCAGAAACAGAAACTGTCTTTAATAAAGCACTAATTTAAAACTGTTTTCAACGCTTCTTTTAGGTCATCATAAATAATATTGCCGACTACGATGACGTCAGCGTATGCAGCCATCTCTCTGGCTTCCTTTTCACCTTGAATACCGCCTCCGTAAAATAGGACAGTATCTTTTAATTCACCGCTTACTCTTTTAACAAGTGACGGATCACCGTAAGTTCCGCTGTATTCCATATAGAAAACCGGAAGTGAAAACAGGTGTTCAGCCATGCGTGCATAGGCAATAACCTCATCATCACTGATTGTTGCATCTGCTCCTGTTAATGATGCTGCCTTACAATCCGGATTCAAAATGCAGTAGCCTTCTGCAAGAATCTCTTCCCAGTTCATCAGATCCCCATGTTCTTTCACCGCTTCATGATGAATTCCTTTGAACCATTTTGGATCCTCAGTATTCAAAACAGTCGGTATAAAATATAAATCGTAGCCAGGTGTAATGGCTTCAAGAGCCGATACCTCAAGTACACACGGGACTGTATATCTGCGCACGCGCGCCATCAGATCAAGCACATTTTCAAGTGTCACACCATCAGAACCGCCAACCATGACTGCATCTGTGCCTGATTCACATATCTTTTCAAGTGCTTCATCCGTTATTTCTTTATTAGGGTCCAGTTTAAATACATGCTTCCATTCCCGGACATCGTACATCCCAAGTCCTCCATTCGAACACTCATTATCCGTACTATTATAGCACCGAAGAAGTGACTCTAAAAGAGAAGTGGGGATGAAGTTATAAAGTCGTTAAAAAAAGAAGATGGGACTGATGCTGTCTCATCTTCTTACTCGTTCCGCTGCGCTTCAGGCGGACGCTTTCCCCGGGGACCGCGCTAAGCCTCCTCGGCTTCGCCTGTGGGGTCTCAGCTGTCGGTCACATCCCGGTGGAGTCGCCGCCTTACGCTCCGCTGCACTTAAATTTCACAAAAAACAATATATGACTTACTACAATATCTTGTTTTGGAACAAACTCTTTTCAAAGTTGTTAATTTACAATACGAGCGAAACGATTAAGAGGGCAGGACACATTGTCCCACCCCCTTAAAAATATTACTCTTTATCTTCACCACTGTCATCACTCTGATGAACGCGCTCAAGAACCATTGCGTAAGTATCATTACCATAGTTCAGGCAGCGCTTAACGCGCGAGATGGTTGCAGTACTTGCACCGGTTTGTGTTTCAATTTTATGATAGGTATTCCCTTCACGCAGCATACGTGCCACTTCAAGGCGCTGAGCAAGAGATTGTATTTCATTAATTGTGCACAAGTCATCAAAGAATCGGTAGGCTTCGTCTTTGTCTTTAAGTGAAAGAACGGCTTCGCATAGCTGGTCCAGTTCTTTTCCTCTTAACTTATCGATTTGCATCAGACAGATACAGCTCCTTTTAAAAGTATTGCAAGAGCAAACGTGTGCTCAGCTAAAAATAGGACTCTTTTACATTTTAACGCATTATCGTTGGAAAGAGTACCGTTTTCTTTTTTACATCATAGATTCCGCGCTGTGTCACTCTTAAATAAGGTAAGTGGGTTGAGCACAGAAATAATAGTGTATAAACCGGATCATCAAAGGCGTATCCGCATTCTTTCAGTACATCGCGGAGCTTCTTTTCACCCTCAATCAGGGTTTCCATCGGCTGATCTGACATGACACCGCCAAGCGGCAATGGAATTTCATGAAGCATTTCTCCCTGATCCATCAGCACAATGCCGCCTCCAATTTCCTTCATCCTCGCGAAGGCATCCAGCAGATCCTTTTTACTCTTACCAATCAGCAGAATATCCCCTGTACTTGAAAAAGAAGAAGCCAGTCCTCCAAGATTACTCGCAAACCCTTTAATCAGCGTACAGATTTTCCACTCCCCGTAACGGTCCACAAGCATAAGAAAGCTTTCATCATTATCACGCGGAAGCTCGTTCACACTTGCATCAATAGATACTGAATAAGGCTTGGTGATGACGTTATTGACCATGTCGATCCCGCATGGCATTGAAAACTGCAGGTCATCAGCATCAAGCGTCCAGTCGATCTCAAGCGGTTGTATGTCTGACCAGTCTGGTGTAAACAGCGGTTCCTGTTCCTGACCATCCTTTAAGATCCATTTACCTTTAGACATCACTGATTCAGGAACAGGGTTAGCCGGGTCACCCAGAATGTTTAAGGTAGCAAGACGACCAGTTGCAATCATTCCCTGCATATAATCCAGACGGTAATATTTCGCGATTGCAAAAGAAGCCATATGGTACGCTTCAATCGGCTCCACTCCTTCTTCAATTGCAATCCGGACAAGCTGATCCATGACACCACTCTCATAAAAGGATGGACTTGACCCGTCTGTTGTCATCATGAGTGAATCAAAAGAATGCAGATTGCGTTCCTTTAACTCTCTGATCAACTTCGGCAGATCCGGTCTGATGGATGAATGTCTGAGGGTCACTGCAAGCCCCTGTTCAAGACGCTTCCATACATCGTCCCCTGACATTGCTTCATGATCACCTGTTACACCAAGCAGTGACATTTTCGCAATCGTTTTCTCAGATGCGCCAGGCAAATGTCCTTCCACCCGCTTATAACGCAGCCGCGCTTCTTGCACCCAGCTCAGCAGCAGGTCGTCCCCCTCTGCAAGCTTCGGCCAGGAAGTAAGCTCCCCGGCGAGTAAAACACTCGGGTCATCAAGCCATGACAGCACTTCTCCGTTTGTAAAGACTTCCTCTTCCGCGCGGAGCTCTGTCTGCGAATCCAGTCTGCTCCACCAGTAATATGTCAGTGGTGACGTTTTGAACTGCTGCATAAAAGGAAGCGCTTTCTTTTTGTCGCATAATAAAAGGAGCATCAAATTGTCCTGAATAAATGTCGTCGTTCCGCGCTTGGCTGCATACTCCCCAAAGCTGTGTGGATTATAGAGCTGAAACGGATGAACATGAGGTTCAATATAACCCGGTACAATCCACTTGTCTTCAAGGTGAAGCACTTCAGTTCCATTTAATTTTTCAGGCATGTCGCTCCCTGCATAGATGATTCTATCCTGGTATATCCATATATTCCCTTTCACCCATTGATGAAGGGTTGAATTTAAATAATTAGTATTAGCAAGTACAAGATCAGGTGATTTCGTTCCTTCCAATATGGAAGTATGGTCTCTTAAATGACTGATCTTCCACGGAAATCTCTGTTCCACTCTCATCACTCCAATAATTCCTCTAAAAGTTTCATTAAGCTTACCATATTTTACGCGTCACCGCACAAAAGAAATGTGTGTATTTAAAGAATTTGTGTATAGCTGAACATTATTTTAACAAAATACATTTTTTCCTAAAAATTATTATTGATAAATACTTTTACAATGATTCATCAAAACACCTGACCAAAATTATTATCAGAAACTCTTTGTTACATGTATAATTAAGGTTTTAAGTTTGAATATTCAGAAAAAGTTTTTTACTCTGTTAGTTATTAGTGGTCTTTTTTTATTTGTATGATATTATTTAAATAACAATAAACTTAGCAAAGAGAGTGATTTTCATGATCGGAGACCGTGTTAAAGCTTTACGGAAAGAAAAGAAAATGTCGCTGACTGAACTGGCTGAACAGGCAGGCGTTGCTAAATCATATATCAGCTCTCTTGAGAGAAATCTTCAAAAGAATCCATCTATTCAAT contains these protein-coding regions:
- a CDS encoding adenine deaminase C-terminal domain-containing protein encodes the protein MRVEQRFPWKISHLRDHTSILEGTKSPDLVLANTNYLNSTLHQWVKGNIWIYQDRIIYAGSDMPEKLNGTEVLHLEDKWIVPGYIEPHVHPFQLYNPHSFGEYAAKRGTTTFIQDNLMLLLLCDKKKALPFMQQFKTSPLTYYWWSRLDSQTELRAEEEVFTNGEVLSWLDDPSVLLAGELTSWPKLAEGDDLLLSWVQEARLRYKRVEGHLPGASEKTIAKMSLLGVTGDHEAMSGDDVWKRLEQGLAVTLRHSSIRPDLPKLIRELKERNLHSFDSLMMTTDGSSPSFYESGVMDQLVRIAIEEGVEPIEAYHMASFAIAKYYRLDYMQGMIATGRLATLNILGDPANPVPESVMSKGKWILKDGQEQEPLFTPDWSDIQPLEIDWTLDADDLQFSMPCGIDMVNNVITKPYSVSIDASVNELPRDNDESFLMLVDRYGEWKICTLIKGFASNLGGLASSFSSTGDILLIGKSKKDLLDAFARMKEIGGGIVLMDQGEMLHEIPLPLGGVMSDQPMETLIEGEKKLRDVLKECGYAFDDPVYTLLFLCSTHLPYLRVTQRGIYDVKKKTVLFPTIMR